The Humulus lupulus chromosome 4, drHumLupu1.1, whole genome shotgun sequence genome has a window encoding:
- the LOC133832234 gene encoding uncharacterized protein LOC133832234, with product MELSKQKVELLEDKATLTKELLEARDALKKANESREKFRESAKLNYQKAVQLELDLVASRQEVEELRKRVQELEEAGAKDLEKHGLRAILTLTAGRLRSGAVTEQSRTLVQRHIEELKAADVKYAEQLEAVLEEKNKLAAELREKYTALDKAIDQKDNFKESNRINYREAKKFEHELVVSRQETTTLEGRIKKLEQANASNLERS from the exons ATGGAGCTGTCCAAGCAGAAAGTTGAGCTGCTCGAGGACAAAGCTACTCTGACCAAGGAGCTTCTGGAAGCTCGAGATGCCCTGAAGAAAGCCAATGAATCTAGGGAGAAGTTCAGGGAAAGTGCCAAGCTCAACTATCAAAAGGCTGTACAGCTCGAGCTTGACCTGGTCGCTAGCAGGCAGGAGGTAGAAGAACTCAGAAAACGAGTGCAAGAGCTTGAGGAGGCTGGGGCCAAGGATttggagaa ACATGGACTCCGA GCAATTCTAACCCTTACTGCCGGTCGGCTCCGCTCGGGCGCCGTCACCGAGCAGTCCAGGACTTTGGTGCAACGACACATTGAAGAACTCAAAGCCGCCGATGTGAAATACGCTGAGCAGCTTGAGGCAGTGCTTGAGGAGAAGAATAAACTGGCTGCGGAGCTAAGGGAGAAGTATACTGCTCTAGATAAGGCCATTGATCAAAAAGAcaacttcaaggagtctaaccgtatCAACTATCGTGAGGCTAAAAAGTTCGAGCATGAGTTGGTTGTGagtagacaagagactacaaccttggagggccgTATCAAGAAGCTTGAACAAGCCAACGCCagtaatttggaaag GTCGTGA